One genomic window of Channa argus isolate prfri chromosome 5, Channa argus male v1.0, whole genome shotgun sequence includes the following:
- the cd8a gene encoding T-cell surface glycoprotein CD8 alpha chain: MDQKWMLILGILVFYHKLTSGAQEKKVKEGQQIEIYCKPKSCNIAIWFRVLDNSEMEFIAYVSNGVVVKGPRNIYSGSKLQDDILTLKSFNKATDSGIYSCVCIKSNELKFGNTTRLVEASNAVNVPAPTTTTTKLNLFPTTQACACKDKTSSQGGISDVFYCTPIILGPLVGACGLLLLLLIVFCVYCNQIRTRRCPHHYKRKPRTMAPGKQMMTNRHV; encoded by the exons ATGGACCAAAAGTGGATGCTGATTCTGGGGATTCTGGTATTTTACCACA AACTGACTTCAGGAGCTCAggagaaaaaagtcaaagaagGGCAACAAATTGAAATTTACTGCAAACCCAAAAGTTGCAACATAGCCATCTGGTTTCGAGTTCTGGATAATTCAGAAATGGAATTCATTGCATATGTTAGCAATGGGGTTGTAGTGAAGGGACCAAGAAACATCTACAGTGGCTCTAAATTACAGGACGACATCCTTACTCTTAAGTCCTTCAACAAAGCTACAGACAGCGGCatttacagctgtgtgtgtattaaaagTAATGAACTAAAATTCGGTAATACAACCCGACTGGTTGAAG CTTCCAACGCAGTCAATGTACCGGCAccgactactactactaccaaaCTGAATCTATTCCCAACCACCCAGGCCTGTGCTTGTAAAGACAAAACTAGCTCACAAG GGGGCATCAGTGATGTCTTTTATTGTACTCCAATCATACTGGGCCCACTGGTTGGTGCCTGCGGCCTGCTTCTTCTGCTCCTGATTGTCTTTTGCGTGTACTGCAATC AAATAAGGACACGGAGATGTCCACACCATTACAAGAGAAA gCCACGGACCATGGCTCctggaaaacaaatgatgaCCAACAGACACGTTTAA